A genomic stretch from Brucella sp. BE17 includes:
- a CDS encoding MmgE/PrpD family protein yields the protein MTENVTTLLSQAIVASKPSARVIAIARTAIVDFLACALGGASDRSTRLVTKVLGASGNAALIGQNGSADPFSAALINGHSAHVLDYDDVHGSVRGHPTIAIVPALLSVATENDIHADAFIAAYIVGLETMARLGLAMGTKHYETGFHATATLGTIGAAAAIAHLLKFDASTTAIALGLAATQSAGLRLQFGFDTKPLHAGLAARAGLTAARLAEAGFQGAPDFIDNPIGFFKAFAFGGEDVARVTQGWGEPWQIIVPGLTLKAFPCCTAAHPVGVGALALRNEQALRPDQVTAVFITFPPGGDAALVTTKPETGIDARFSPEYVFAAALRDGKLAISHFDERSIDADLADLAAKVTRHHDESAPRLSPDPKTRFVIIDVTLNDGSTLSQRVDGLPSISDPTDKFRDATGNDPRFADIPALVQSMTTAGDLQKLIALLNQSPE from the coding sequence ATGACCGAGAATGTAACCACGCTCCTCAGCCAAGCTATTGTCGCATCAAAGCCTTCCGCTCGAGTCATCGCCATTGCCCGAACAGCCATCGTCGATTTTCTCGCTTGCGCGCTGGGTGGTGCCAGTGATCGCAGCACACGGCTTGTGACAAAAGTTCTGGGCGCAAGCGGCAATGCCGCATTGATCGGCCAGAATGGGTCCGCCGATCCTTTCAGCGCCGCGTTGATCAATGGTCATTCAGCCCATGTGCTCGATTATGACGACGTGCATGGCAGCGTGCGTGGACACCCGACCATTGCCATCGTGCCAGCCCTTCTATCGGTTGCGACAGAGAATGATATTCACGCTGATGCATTTATCGCAGCCTATATTGTCGGGCTTGAAACCATGGCACGCCTTGGCCTTGCCATGGGAACCAAACATTATGAAACCGGCTTTCATGCCACAGCAACGCTTGGCACAATCGGCGCTGCGGCGGCCATTGCGCATTTGCTCAAATTCGATGCGTCAACCACGGCTATCGCGCTGGGTCTTGCCGCCACGCAATCGGCAGGTCTGCGTCTGCAATTTGGCTTTGATACAAAGCCGCTTCATGCAGGGCTTGCCGCGCGCGCCGGATTGACGGCAGCACGATTGGCCGAAGCCGGATTTCAGGGAGCCCCTGATTTCATCGATAATCCGATTGGCTTTTTCAAGGCTTTTGCCTTTGGCGGCGAGGATGTTGCCCGCGTCACCCAAGGCTGGGGCGAGCCATGGCAAATCATCGTCCCGGGCTTGACGCTGAAAGCGTTTCCCTGCTGCACGGCGGCGCATCCGGTTGGCGTTGGCGCTTTGGCGTTACGCAATGAACAGGCTCTACGTCCCGATCAGGTTACAGCCGTTTTCATCACGTTCCCGCCCGGCGGCGATGCGGCACTGGTGACGACAAAGCCCGAGACCGGGATCGACGCGCGTTTCAGCCCGGAATATGTTTTCGCCGCAGCGCTTCGCGATGGAAAACTGGCCATTTCCCATTTTGATGAACGTTCTATCGATGCCGATCTGGCAGACCTTGCAGCTAAAGTAACACGGCACCATGATGAGAGCGCACCGCGTCTTTCACCCGATCCCAAAACCCGCTTCGTCATCATCGATGTGACGCTGAACGACGGCTCGACATTATCGCAACGTGTCGATGGCCTGCCAAGCATCAGCGACCCGACGGACAAATTCAGGGACGCCACCGGCAATGATCCGCGCTTTGCGGATATTCCGGCTCTCGTCCAATCCATGACCACAGCAGGCGACTTGCAAAAACTCATTGCGCTGCTCAATCAATCCCCGGAGTAA
- a CDS encoding LLM class flavin-dependent oxidoreductase — protein sequence MTKKQMHLGLFLQGAGHHVSGWRHKDAESGSENFDLLQRITKEAERAKFDMVFLADGLTSGADAHPSMVARFEPLTLLSALAMVTDKIGLAATASTTYGEPYHTARAFASVDHLSHGRAAWNIVTTSYARTANNFSKSHPEHDERYAVAEEFVDVVRGLWDSWDDDAFPKDKEKGIYADPSKVHVLHHKGKYYSVQGPLNIPRSPQGHPVLIQAGSSGPGQDLAARISDIVFTAQQSLTEAQTFYAGLKERVAKAGRDPDSVAVMPGFMPVIGTSFEDAAEKLKQLNRWTDIKSAMPLLEERIGHDLSPYDLDGPLPDLPLSDQLRSRAELLRDLARRENLTIRDLALRVAAGRGHHIVLGTAEQIADRMQEWFEGKAADGFNVMPPYFPGGLEDFNRQVVPILQERGLFRTEYTGTTLRDHLGIARPQLKNA from the coding sequence ATGACCAAAAAACAAATGCATCTCGGCCTCTTCCTGCAAGGGGCCGGCCACCATGTTTCGGGATGGCGGCACAAGGATGCAGAGTCCGGCAGCGAAAATTTCGACCTGCTGCAACGGATTACCAAGGAAGCAGAGCGTGCAAAATTCGACATGGTGTTCCTGGCCGACGGCCTGACCAGCGGTGCCGACGCGCACCCATCGATGGTTGCGCGTTTTGAACCTTTGACGCTGCTCTCGGCCCTTGCCATGGTCACCGACAAGATCGGCCTGGCAGCCACTGCCTCAACGACCTATGGCGAGCCCTATCATACGGCGCGTGCCTTTGCTTCCGTCGATCATCTGAGCCATGGACGCGCTGCATGGAACATCGTCACGACATCCTATGCCCGCACGGCCAATAATTTCTCCAAAAGCCATCCCGAACATGACGAGCGCTATGCGGTCGCCGAGGAATTCGTCGATGTCGTGCGCGGTCTGTGGGATAGCTGGGATGATGATGCTTTCCCCAAAGACAAGGAAAAAGGCATCTATGCCGACCCGAGCAAGGTCCACGTGCTGCATCACAAAGGCAAATATTACTCGGTTCAGGGCCCGCTCAACATTCCACGCTCGCCACAAGGCCATCCGGTGCTCATTCAGGCAGGCTCGTCCGGTCCCGGTCAGGATCTGGCCGCGCGTATTTCAGATATTGTTTTCACCGCGCAGCAAAGCCTCACCGAAGCACAGACCTTCTATGCGGGTCTCAAGGAGCGTGTGGCCAAAGCCGGTCGGGATCCCGACAGCGTTGCCGTGATGCCCGGCTTCATGCCGGTGATCGGCACCAGTTTCGAGGATGCTGCCGAAAAGCTCAAGCAACTCAACCGCTGGACGGACATCAAGAGCGCCATGCCGCTTCTCGAAGAGCGCATCGGCCACGATCTCAGCCCTTACGATCTCGACGGCCCCCTACCCGATCTTCCGCTTTCCGATCAGCTTCGCAGCCGCGCCGAACTTTTGCGCGATCTGGCGCGGCGTGAAAACCTCACCATCCGTGATCTGGCGTTGCGCGTTGCTGCCGGTCGCGGCCATCATATCGTGCTGGGCACTGCCGAACAGATTGCCGACCGGATGCAGGAATGGTTTGAGGGCAAAGCCGCGGATGGCTTTAATGTCATGCCACCTTATTTCCCCGGCGGGCTGGAAGACTTCAACAGGCAGGTCGTACCTATCCTGCAAGAACGCGGACTTTTCCGCACTGAATACACGGGCACCACGTTGCGCGATCATCTGGGCATTGCGCGCCCGCAGCTGAAAAACGCCTGA
- a CDS encoding ABC transporter permease → MIAFILADLRRFWSGAIAIVVLLALSVALSSVVTLQERAVRLGTARASDKFDLVIGAAGSDTQLTLSSVFLQPSPLPLMSGAMLGKLANDSRVAFAAPIGFGDSAMGFPIVGTTTALVSALSPKLAEGALFSRLGEAVIGSAVDLPVGAKVNPMHGTVETGGHAHTEVSYQISGKMAPTGTAWDRSILVPIRTVWQLHGMSAHEEHDHDDHSEKPGNGFGILSNEAPHDHSHDHAIDVDGALDETFDTDSPGVPAILVKPKTIADAYRLRQEYRSERTLAIFPAEVLTRLYSTLGDARSLLLGIAVGTQVIVVFALLLVAIMHIGARKRQIGALRALGAPVRSIMGIVWGELFFLLLVGIFLGLAIGYAVAHAITAWLTATTAVKMPVEFAISDVWLAVGFIAVAAIVSLVPALLTLRMSAASALRS, encoded by the coding sequence ATGATTGCTTTCATTCTTGCCGATCTGCGCCGCTTCTGGAGCGGAGCTATCGCCATCGTGGTTTTGCTGGCCTTATCGGTTGCCTTGAGTTCTGTCGTGACCTTGCAGGAGCGGGCGGTGCGGCTTGGCACGGCGCGGGCCTCAGACAAGTTTGATCTGGTGATCGGTGCTGCGGGCAGCGACACGCAACTGACCCTGTCCTCGGTGTTCTTGCAGCCGTCGCCCCTACCGCTGATGTCTGGCGCGATGCTTGGTAAACTTGCCAACGACAGTCGGGTGGCTTTTGCAGCACCAATCGGTTTTGGCGACAGCGCGATGGGCTTTCCCATCGTCGGAACCACCACCGCACTTGTTTCGGCTTTGTCGCCAAAACTTGCCGAAGGCGCATTGTTCTCGCGGCTTGGAGAGGCGGTGATCGGTTCGGCGGTCGATCTGCCCGTTGGGGCCAAAGTTAATCCGATGCACGGAACGGTTGAGACCGGCGGTCACGCCCATACCGAAGTTAGCTATCAGATTTCAGGTAAGATGGCCCCGACCGGCACGGCATGGGACCGCTCGATTCTTGTGCCGATCCGCACCGTCTGGCAACTCCATGGCATGAGTGCGCATGAAGAGCACGATCATGATGACCATAGTGAGAAACCGGGTAACGGTTTTGGTATTCTGAGCAATGAAGCCCCGCATGACCATAGCCACGATCATGCTATAGATGTGGATGGGGCGCTTGACGAGACTTTTGATACCGATAGTCCCGGCGTGCCGGCGATCCTCGTCAAGCCAAAGACCATTGCTGACGCCTATCGGTTGCGTCAGGAATATCGGTCTGAGCGAACATTGGCGATCTTTCCGGCGGAAGTGCTGACACGGCTTTATTCGACCTTGGGCGACGCCCGCAGCCTGCTGCTCGGCATTGCCGTTGGTACGCAGGTGATCGTGGTCTTTGCCCTGCTGCTGGTTGCCATCATGCATATTGGTGCCCGCAAACGCCAGATCGGGGCTTTGCGGGCGCTGGGTGCGCCGGTGCGCTCGATCATGGGGATAGTCTGGGGCGAATTGTTTTTTCTGTTGCTGGTAGGAATTTTTCTGGGACTGGCAATCGGCTATGCCGTTGCGCACGCCATCACCGCATGGCTGACCGCAACCACAGCCGTAAAAATGCCGGTCGAGTTTGCGATAAGCGATGTCTGGCTTGCTGTGGGCTTTATTGCAGTCGCGGCAATTGTATCGCTGGTTCCGGCTCTTCTGACCTTGCGCATGAGCGCTGCATCAGCGCTGCGGTCTTAA
- a CDS encoding ATP-binding cassette domain-containing protein: MMIEPQSSGLSLDITDLEVRFAGLALPVLAIESFHLPAGGHLAVTGASGSGKSTLVNAITGLEPVKSGRVTWGETEISSLSALRRDAFRARNIGLVMQDFHLFPGLSALANVLLPLKLNRGVKASDHTRALELLATVGIARPTQHIETLSRGEMQRVAIARALLSRPGVIVADEPTASLDQKTGADVAELLVRLASQEKATLIVVTHDPQLMQTLQRRIRLEGGKIVSDSAEVLS, encoded by the coding sequence ATGATGATCGAACCCCAATCGTCGGGTTTGTCGCTCGATATCACCGATCTGGAAGTGCGTTTTGCGGGACTGGCACTACCTGTGCTTGCCATTGAAAGCTTTCATCTGCCGGCGGGCGGACATCTCGCCGTCACCGGCGCGTCGGGGTCAGGCAAAAGCACGCTGGTGAATGCGATAACCGGGCTGGAGCCTGTGAAGAGCGGACGTGTAACGTGGGGTGAAACGGAAATCAGCAGCCTTTCAGCCTTGAGGCGTGATGCGTTTCGCGCACGCAATATCGGGCTGGTCATGCAGGATTTTCATCTGTTTCCCGGCCTGTCGGCACTGGCCAATGTGCTGTTGCCGCTCAAACTCAATCGTGGCGTCAAGGCCAGCGACCATACACGCGCGCTGGAATTGCTGGCAACCGTTGGCATTGCGCGGCCTACGCAACATATCGAAACGCTGTCACGCGGTGAAATGCAGCGTGTGGCCATTGCGCGTGCTCTGTTGTCACGACCCGGTGTGATCGTGGCGGATGAACCCACCGCCAGTCTTGACCAGAAAACCGGAGCGGATGTTGCAGAACTTCTGGTGCGGCTGGCCAGTCAAGAAAAAGCCACACTGATCGTCGTCACGCACGATCCGCAACTCATGCAAACTCTGCAACGCCGTATCCGCCTTGAAGGCGGCAAGATTGTGAGCGACAGCGCGGAGGTCTTGTCATGA